A genome region from Gardnerella vaginalis includes the following:
- a CDS encoding glycosyltransferase family 2 protein produces the protein MDSLTAETDTFENNVLHVFSALNRKQPREVDSSIISIMSVERDTRFYEDTLQALINQTVLPGTIVVADCANRVEKESVTSFNVQIEPTTLSGLISSADFVSNYGGDFYNNNQGYIQESYAKIKVIILPIKSAKSFGDAVEKSLRKLLPLQGVKSLWLLHDDSKPCDNKCLEALRETWRNTPTACILGAKQVDWQGKILHNVGMYAWKHRVHSLTVEGEPDQEQYDFRGDVYSVSLAGALVSLSAWQTMRGTQPWLTTFEESNDFCRRVILSGGRVVVVPEARIAHRRARFDGIRTRSGEERPVEKSSICYGSAYSIMAKQRYLYTDIRVIMWPIVWLCSLPMSLIRALQSLFAKQPYVAFMHLMLPWIALAQFPRAIFARRRVSRVAKVSLKRLSSLIASRSQITRWKDKTVAFKTQKKGVILSPLARRHLHKRILLRWSAAIFASLLVFAAVMLLYGAPISKIFSGSSLYSSQLLPTGSSFNQLFNSAIGSYIPDDGFASAIPPSPLLIIWMLASIVFGGNTIAAVSVIFFLAAPAMLLSFWALAGVFTRSDIVRVCSGICWTMVAMAFGIFARGDLPMLLTMVFLPAAFAFAFHAVGMYVTEDPVLPVPSIQCAACASLCFMIPLAACPQLILPMIVIFIASLIMVRSHRFMLALMPIPSVLVLIPTLGSVVRYFESGMWRQLFATMAVPSQKINGAPRVINYLDVLLRAFNIDLNHFSSQSLPIMQLRGIIMIVFAVLALLMALASLALPFALRTSRMMWVVIVSGMALSLVASRVVIAADFDGPISSSVLPGVCLSALGVLACMCMVAGKAVHRFEPLRRSNVNIDNNPDDYMTRVSKRAAIRRSAKAMLRKIIHLARGILAFGIFAVAILLGLFAVTSGPLTSVYASDNGLPMVVSDYLRKNDSNRVLAIKAINSRELDISLMRTVRGDLIDLSPALQVRDVLYGYSPSRNTLYYAASKLLSHADDESIETLKQLGIGGIYIVNDSRTKTNLSANNSILSSDSTSNNEATETLIANVNASDGTQLVVSSDHGTYCRFDVDNSKKSVSKTSIYSHSRPLSWRMPWFIVFALVLLLYCLVALPRFNNSNLIERLDD, from the coding sequence ATGGATTCATTAACCGCTGAGACTGATACGTTTGAAAATAATGTTTTACACGTTTTTTCAGCTTTAAATCGCAAGCAACCGCGCGAAGTTGATTCGTCGATTATTTCAATAATGAGTGTTGAGAGAGATACGCGGTTTTATGAAGACACTTTGCAAGCTTTAATAAATCAAACTGTTCTTCCAGGAACTATTGTTGTAGCTGATTGTGCTAATAGAGTAGAAAAAGAATCTGTAACATCTTTTAATGTTCAAATAGAACCAACAACATTATCTGGTCTAATTTCTAGCGCAGATTTTGTTAGTAATTATGGTGGTGATTTTTATAACAACAATCAGGGCTATATACAGGAATCTTACGCAAAGATAAAGGTTATTATTCTACCTATTAAATCTGCAAAATCTTTTGGTGATGCGGTAGAAAAATCTTTGAGAAAACTTTTACCATTGCAAGGCGTTAAATCTTTGTGGCTTCTTCACGACGATTCAAAACCTTGCGATAACAAGTGTCTTGAAGCTTTAAGAGAAACATGGAGAAATACGCCAACAGCTTGCATTCTCGGTGCAAAACAGGTGGATTGGCAGGGTAAGATTTTGCACAATGTTGGCATGTATGCATGGAAGCATAGGGTGCATTCTCTTACTGTAGAAGGTGAGCCAGATCAGGAGCAGTATGATTTTCGCGGAGATGTTTATTCTGTTTCTTTGGCTGGTGCTCTTGTTTCTCTTAGCGCATGGCAAACAATGCGAGGGACTCAACCTTGGTTAACAACGTTTGAAGAGTCTAACGATTTTTGTAGGCGAGTTATTTTAAGCGGTGGGCGAGTAGTTGTTGTGCCAGAAGCTCGCATAGCGCATAGAAGAGCGCGTTTTGATGGAATCCGCACTCGAAGTGGAGAAGAAAGACCTGTTGAAAAATCTAGTATTTGCTACGGTTCTGCATATTCGATTATGGCAAAACAAAGATATTTGTACACGGATATTCGTGTGATTATGTGGCCAATTGTTTGGTTGTGTAGCCTGCCTATGTCATTAATTCGCGCCTTGCAGTCTTTGTTTGCTAAGCAACCATATGTGGCATTCATGCACCTTATGCTCCCGTGGATAGCATTAGCGCAATTTCCTAGAGCTATTTTTGCTAGAAGAAGAGTATCTAGAGTGGCGAAAGTGTCTTTGAAGAGGCTTTCGTCCCTTATAGCAAGTCGTAGCCAAATTACACGTTGGAAAGACAAGACTGTTGCTTTTAAAACTCAAAAAAAGGGAGTTATTTTAAGTCCGCTTGCAAGACGACATTTGCATAAGCGAATTTTACTTCGTTGGAGTGCTGCTATTTTTGCTTCTTTGCTTGTGTTTGCGGCTGTTATGCTCCTGTATGGTGCTCCTATTAGTAAGATTTTTTCTGGATCCTCGCTTTATTCAAGCCAATTGCTTCCTACTGGCTCTAGTTTTAATCAACTTTTTAATTCTGCAATCGGATCTTATATTCCAGATGATGGTTTTGCCTCTGCAATACCTCCATCTCCTCTTCTTATTATTTGGATGCTCGCCTCTATTGTGTTTGGTGGCAATACAATCGCTGCAGTAAGTGTTATTTTCTTCCTTGCAGCTCCAGCAATGTTGTTAAGTTTTTGGGCGCTTGCAGGAGTATTTACTCGTTCCGATATTGTAAGAGTTTGCTCTGGTATTTGTTGGACAATGGTTGCAATGGCATTTGGCATATTCGCTAGAGGCGACTTACCAATGCTTCTAACAATGGTGTTTTTGCCAGCAGCATTTGCGTTTGCTTTCCACGCTGTAGGAATGTATGTTACAGAAGACCCAGTGCTTCCTGTTCCATCTATACAATGTGCTGCATGCGCGTCGTTATGCTTTATGATTCCTCTTGCAGCTTGCCCTCAGCTTATCCTACCTATGATTGTTATTTTCATAGCATCATTGATAATGGTTCGTTCACATCGTTTTATGCTAGCGCTTATGCCTATACCTTCTGTGTTGGTTCTTATTCCAACTTTAGGTAGTGTAGTTCGTTATTTTGAATCTGGAATGTGGCGTCAGCTTTTTGCGACTATGGCTGTTCCATCGCAAAAAATCAATGGTGCTCCTAGGGTTATCAACTATTTAGATGTTTTACTTAGAGCTTTCAATATTGATTTGAATCATTTTTCTTCTCAATCTTTGCCTATTATGCAGCTTCGCGGAATCATAATGATTGTGTTTGCTGTCCTCGCTTTGTTAATGGCTTTAGCTTCTCTTGCTCTTCCATTTGCTTTAAGAACTTCTAGAATGATGTGGGTTGTGATAGTAAGTGGTATGGCTCTTTCATTAGTTGCATCTAGAGTCGTTATTGCAGCGGATTTTGATGGTCCTATATCTTCTAGCGTTCTTCCAGGCGTATGTTTAAGCGCTCTTGGCGTACTTGCTTGCATGTGCATGGTTGCTGGTAAGGCTGTTCATCGTTTTGAGCCTTTGCGAAGGTCTAATGTAAATATTGATAATAATCCAGACGATTATATGACGCGCGTTTCTAAGCGTGCTGCTATTAGGCGCTCTGCTAAAGCGATGCTCCGTAAGATTATTCATCTTGCTAGAGGAATTTTAGCTTTTGGTATTTTTGCTGTTGCTATTCTGCTTGGATTATTTGCTGTAACAAGTGGTCCTTTAACTTCTGTTTATGCAAGTGATAATGGTTTACCAATGGTTGTTTCTGACTATTTAAGGAAGAATGACTCTAATCGTGTTCTTGCTATTAAAGCAATAAATAGTCGTGAGCTAGATATTTCACTTATGCGAACTGTTCGCGGTGATCTTATTGATCTATCTCCAGCATTACAAGTTCGAGATGTACTTTACGGGTATTCTCCTAGCAGAAACACATTATATTATGCGGCTTCTAAGCTTCTTTCTCATGCAGACGATGAGTCTATAGAAACTCTAAAACAGCTTGGAATAGGTGGAATTTATATTGTTAACGATTCCAGAACTAAAACTAACTTATCTGCTAACAATTCTATCTTGTCTTCTGATAGCACTTCGAATAATGAGGCTACAGAAACCCTGATTGCGAACGTTAATGCTTCAGATGGTACTCAACTTGTTGTTTCATCTGATCATGGAACATACTGCCGTTTTGATGTTGATAACAGTAAAAAATCTGTTTCAAAAACATCGATTTATAGTCATTCTCGTCCACTTTCATGGAGAATGCCTTGGTTTATTGTTTTTGCTTTAGTCCTATTATTGTATTGCTTAGTAGCGTTGCCGCGTTTTAATAATAGCAATTTAATAGAGCGTTTAGATGATTAG
- a CDS encoding metallopeptidase family protein, which yields MTSLIWEQRRYKNRHGRGMRMPMFGTRLPRYRTASGMFDSMVAGQIRRLNGAWSNLTKGVQFAVEDVPPSQPVLWESNKRIMSQVFPASKGIPPRIVLYRLPLCTHVTSRAELQYAIRDEMVQRLAELYGRRPEEIDPDWGL from the coding sequence ATGACGTCTTTAATATGGGAACAGCGAAGATATAAAAATCGACATGGCAGAGGAATGAGAATGCCAATGTTTGGCACAAGACTACCACGGTATAGAACAGCAAGCGGAATGTTTGACTCAATGGTAGCTGGTCAAATACGAAGACTTAATGGCGCATGGTCTAATCTTACAAAAGGCGTGCAGTTTGCTGTAGAAGACGTTCCACCATCTCAACCAGTACTTTGGGAAAGCAACAAAAGAATAATGTCTCAAGTATTTCCAGCTTCCAAAGGAATACCACCTAGAATCGTATTGTACAGGCTGCCGCTATGCACACACGTTACTAGCCGCGCAGAATTACAATACGCCATACGAGATGAGATGGTACAACGTCTAGCAGAATTGTATGGCAGAAGACCAGAAGAGATAGACCCAGACTGGGGATTATAA
- a CDS encoding ComF family protein, which translates to MLLKNPTHKINRLILNISWTSVFKTMVNLILPVGCAGCDLPDCVLCDDCTSMFKEWHKDPLISVMCGNIYSCSTYVGFVRKSLLCWKDHSNQLLDKPFSYLVSQLMIKVISDYENSRNSYENSYESNCENNCENTDENIIENLIIVPIPSSSKSQRKRGRKHMDPIAKYVSKNLKEYGINARVVKAIKMGKIKVKSVQVKGSRGRSLRTTKGFLVDTRIVPKGCKVILLDDIITTGSTMKNCVEALKNCGITVFACFAIAGVWSKESVLYSL; encoded by the coding sequence ATGCTTTTAAAAAATCCAACTCATAAAATAAATAGGCTTATTCTTAACATTTCTTGGACGAGTGTTTTTAAAACCATGGTTAATCTTATTCTTCCAGTTGGCTGCGCAGGATGTGATCTTCCTGATTGCGTTTTGTGCGATGATTGCACGAGTATGTTTAAAGAATGGCATAAGGATCCTTTGATAAGCGTAATGTGTGGAAATATTTATTCGTGCTCAACTTATGTGGGTTTTGTAAGGAAATCTTTGTTGTGTTGGAAGGATCATAGTAATCAACTTCTCGATAAGCCTTTTTCATATTTGGTTTCTCAATTAATGATCAAAGTTATTAGTGATTATGAAAATAGCAGAAATAGTTATGAAAATAGTTATGAAAGTAATTGCGAAAATAATTGCGAAAATACCGATGAGAATATTATTGAAAATCTTATTATCGTACCAATTCCATCGTCTTCTAAATCACAAAGAAAACGCGGAAGAAAACACATGGATCCTATTGCTAAATACGTTTCTAAAAATCTTAAAGAATATGGTATTAATGCGCGGGTTGTAAAAGCAATCAAAATGGGCAAAATAAAAGTAAAATCAGTTCAAGTTAAAGGAAGTAGGGGACGATCTTTGCGAACCACAAAAGGGTTTTTAGTAGACACAAGAATAGTGCCAAAAGGATGCAAAGTAATACTTTTAGACGACATTATCACTACAGGATCTACGATGAAAAATTGCGTTGAAGCATTAAAAAATTGTGGTATAACAGTTTTTGCATGTTTTGCTATAGCAGGAGTATGGTCAAAGGAAAGTGTTTTATACAGTCTATAA
- a CDS encoding LCP family protein, with protein sequence MAASRYEQDRRYQTNYWDSSAPHHSLSNHILDNSRKLISIVIVAVLAFFSTIIAAVWLDFSSTIQSRVVNIITNDGKKVQAVDPNAGKTINILVLGQDTREGKNRAFQGGGEDENHQSDTAMIVQISADRSYINIVSIPRDSMVKAASCNTTNGKIPSRRKVMFNSIFALGYAKGGDLASAASCTLATVNEITGLDITNFIVADFSGLSDMINAIGGVNLCIPVDTKDYYTGVNLKHGLQHLDGVQATQYARMRHDTASDGSDIMRTTRQQYLLKQLIHQALSKNLFTQSGQLYQLAKSALKSLNISEGLANPATLVGLATSLHKLNTSNIYAQTIPITADPADENRVILDDSAEDVWELMRENKPLTKHLASKQSKSEKSTKKNSKEDKKSTSKDSNVSNDDSDNTNGTGSYDSTNNGTAGKLSAINPKTGLAKDELGRLIDPNSGGIVDPDDGTIRDPNTGHYMGIADKYLNNTICAVPKGK encoded by the coding sequence ATGGCAGCCTCTCGCTATGAACAAGACCGCCGGTACCAAACTAACTATTGGGACTCCTCAGCTCCACATCATAGCCTAAGCAACCATATTTTAGATAATTCTCGTAAATTAATTTCTATTGTTATTGTTGCCGTTCTAGCCTTCTTTTCTACAATCATAGCAGCTGTTTGGCTTGATTTTTCGTCTACAATACAATCCCGTGTTGTTAACATAATTACAAATGATGGCAAAAAAGTTCAAGCAGTAGATCCTAACGCTGGGAAAACAATCAACATTCTTGTTCTTGGTCAAGATACTCGAGAAGGCAAAAACCGTGCTTTTCAGGGTGGTGGCGAAGATGAAAATCATCAGTCAGATACGGCAATGATTGTTCAAATCAGTGCGGACAGATCTTATATAAATATTGTTTCTATTCCAAGAGACTCAATGGTTAAAGCAGCATCATGCAATACGACTAACGGAAAAATTCCTTCCAGACGCAAAGTGATGTTTAATTCTATTTTTGCTCTTGGGTACGCTAAAGGCGGAGATTTAGCGTCGGCAGCATCGTGCACTCTTGCAACAGTAAATGAAATTACTGGATTAGATATAACTAATTTCATTGTTGCGGACTTTAGTGGTCTAAGCGACATGATTAACGCAATAGGCGGCGTAAATCTGTGTATTCCAGTAGATACTAAGGATTACTACACTGGAGTTAACTTAAAGCACGGATTACAGCATTTAGATGGTGTTCAAGCAACACAGTATGCAAGAATGAGGCATGATACTGCAAGCGACGGCTCAGATATTATGAGAACTACGCGTCAACAATATCTACTAAAACAGCTTATTCATCAAGCATTGTCTAAAAACTTGTTCACACAATCCGGTCAGCTATATCAGCTTGCAAAATCTGCTCTAAAATCACTTAATATAAGCGAAGGATTAGCAAATCCTGCAACACTGGTTGGATTAGCAACAAGCCTTCACAAGTTAAATACTTCTAATATTTATGCACAAACAATACCGATTACAGCTGATCCAGCTGACGAGAATCGTGTTATTCTTGACGACAGTGCAGAAGATGTTTGGGAATTGATGAGAGAAAATAAACCACTTACTAAGCATCTTGCCTCTAAGCAAAGTAAGTCTGAAAAATCTACAAAGAAGAATTCTAAAGAAGATAAAAAATCAACTTCTAAAGATTCCAATGTCTCAAATGACGATTCGGATAATACGAACGGTACAGGCTCCTACGATTCTACAAATAACGGAACAGCAGGAAAACTTAGCGCTATTAATCCAAAAACTGGATTAGCTAAAGACGAATTAGGTAGACTAATAGACCCAAATAGTGGAGGCATAGTTGATCCAGATGATGGAACAATAAGAGATCCAAATACTGGACATTACATGGGTATTGCAGATAAATACTTAAATAACACTATTTGCGCAGTTCCAAAAGGGAAATAA
- a CDS encoding DUF5719 family protein, with amino-acid sequence MKSNKNSKNSHRHAEEYASVNPSTRFRRFKLWSLSLLSAAILVSTAVVISYTSPFKHIMDDSIYPNGSVEKQVSSTNFQTVCPTRVSLPDLANYGDSEFQESEGDLKSVARYASFGNIYKSSVHGLKDSGNSKDLVNKSFTNASNSDDDSKAYFAENNVDKDSQILESNFLNAQSGTGSVASSVSWATNGDLKGLSATSCVSPSMRQNFIIPQISEGVSIRLNSINLSSKPTVVSVKAWSTGRSGAQVNLSTGSTFTVPAHSDSSFNISAAAEKTNGLYIQVSSDQAPVSSFVKVVRSQGLVSKGVDIIQPTSSASKEPVLPGITDGDQVKAYIWSDKSGKLDLYWLDDSGKKSIKEVDLNARQVQVVDLGNAPKGVGAIFAQSTVPTFIMASVERNGKDGQSDIAFVNAVNPMTNSAFVSPLSADETSLYIANGLVDNSRVTINAYDSYGIKVSSKVVDIKPYTVSTISAKDINPKAVMFTLKSKSGVSFASRIQNNTVNSAGLAGVAWIPSKSLDPNRISVKVRANPAIVK; translated from the coding sequence ATGAAGTCGAATAAGAATTCTAAAAATAGTCATCGTCATGCAGAAGAGTATGCTTCTGTTAATCCTTCTACTCGTTTTAGAAGATTCAAATTATGGTCATTGTCGCTTTTAAGCGCTGCAATACTAGTTTCTACTGCTGTTGTAATATCCTACACATCTCCGTTTAAACATATTATGGATGATTCTATTTATCCAAATGGAAGTGTGGAAAAACAAGTAAGTTCTACTAATTTTCAAACGGTTTGTCCTACTAGAGTATCTTTGCCAGATTTAGCAAATTATGGCGATAGTGAGTTTCAAGAATCCGAAGGTGATTTAAAGTCGGTTGCGCGATACGCATCCTTTGGCAATATTTATAAATCCTCGGTACATGGTTTAAAAGATTCTGGAAATTCTAAAGATTTAGTCAATAAATCTTTTACTAATGCTTCTAATTCAGATGATGATAGTAAAGCTTATTTTGCAGAAAATAATGTAGACAAAGATTCTCAAATTTTAGAAAGCAATTTTCTTAACGCACAGTCGGGCACTGGATCAGTTGCTTCTAGTGTATCTTGGGCAACAAATGGGGATTTAAAAGGTTTGTCTGCTACTTCTTGCGTATCCCCATCAATGCGACAAAACTTTATTATTCCGCAAATATCGGAAGGTGTGTCAATAAGATTAAATTCTATTAATCTTTCATCAAAACCAACTGTTGTGAGTGTTAAAGCGTGGTCAACAGGCAGATCAGGTGCTCAAGTGAATCTATCTACTGGAAGTACTTTTACTGTTCCAGCACATAGTGACTCTTCTTTTAACATTTCTGCCGCAGCCGAGAAAACTAATGGTCTGTATATTCAAGTTTCAAGTGATCAAGCGCCAGTTTCATCTTTTGTTAAAGTCGTTCGCTCTCAAGGACTTGTTTCTAAGGGAGTGGATATTATTCAACCAACAAGCTCAGCGTCTAAGGAACCTGTTTTACCAGGCATTACAGATGGAGATCAGGTAAAAGCCTATATTTGGTCTGATAAAAGTGGGAAACTCGATTTATATTGGCTGGATGATTCAGGAAAGAAAAGCATTAAGGAAGTGGATCTTAATGCAAGGCAAGTTCAGGTTGTTGATTTAGGAAATGCTCCTAAGGGAGTTGGCGCTATTTTTGCTCAAAGCACTGTTCCGACTTTTATTATGGCTTCTGTTGAAAGAAACGGTAAGGATGGTCAGAGTGATATTGCTTTTGTTAATGCTGTTAATCCTATGACTAATAGTGCTTTTGTGTCTCCGCTTTCTGCAGATGAAACTTCGTTATATATCGCAAATGGTTTAGTGGATAATTCTCGCGTAACCATAAATGCTTATGATTCTTATGGGATAAAGGTATCTTCCAAAGTGGTTGATATTAAACCTTATACTGTTTCAACAATATCTGCAAAAGATATTAATCCTAAGGCAGTTATGTTTACGCTTAAATCAAAGTCTGGTGTATCTTTTGCTTCTAGGATTCAAAATAATACTGTAAATAGTGCGGGGCTTGCAGGAGTTGCTTGGATTCCTTCTAAATCACTAGATCCTAATAGGATAAGCGTTAAGGTTAGAGCAAATCCTGCTATCGTGAAGTAG
- a CDS encoding HAD-IIB family hydrolase, producing MLESNIHEWNEQGLCEYLASYSLIGFDLDNTLACSKKPMTSGMRTVFGDLINRLPIAVITGGDLRLVKSQILNVLPAYTRLDNLHIMPTNGASYYRISDGRLSCIYSHNISDDDANHVIEVIISCAKKMGLWKCDSDEKLWGSQIENRGTQITFSALGQLAPVEFKKQWDPSGVLKTTLAQEISKNLPDFSVRAGGFTSVDIVSKGDNKAQALKALSSYCHIPLNKMAFVGDRMYEGGNDYPTSLTGALAVRVKDPSDTFNLCIGMLKHLNS from the coding sequence GTGTTGGAGTCTAATATTCATGAGTGGAATGAGCAAGGACTTTGTGAGTATCTTGCATCGTATTCGCTTATTGGTTTTGATTTAGACAATACTCTTGCTTGTTCAAAAAAACCTATGACAAGTGGAATGCGCACAGTTTTTGGTGATTTGATAAATAGGTTGCCTATTGCTGTTATTACTGGCGGTGACTTGCGACTAGTTAAAAGCCAGATTTTAAATGTTTTACCTGCATATACAAGACTTGATAATCTACATATTATGCCGACTAATGGAGCAAGCTATTATCGCATTTCGGATGGGCGATTGTCCTGCATTTACTCGCATAATATTTCTGACGATGATGCAAATCATGTTATTGAAGTAATTATATCTTGTGCTAAAAAAATGGGTTTGTGGAAGTGTGATTCAGATGAGAAACTTTGGGGGAGTCAGATAGAGAATCGTGGTACGCAAATTACTTTTTCGGCTTTAGGTCAACTCGCTCCAGTTGAATTTAAAAAACAGTGGGATCCTAGTGGTGTTTTAAAAACTACTTTAGCTCAAGAAATTTCTAAAAATTTGCCTGATTTTTCTGTGCGTGCTGGTGGTTTTACTAGTGTAGATATTGTCAGCAAAGGCGATAATAAGGCTCAAGCTCTTAAGGCTCTTTCTTCCTATTGCCATATTCCTTTAAATAAGATGGCTTTTGTTGGAGATCGAATGTATGAAGGTGGTAATGATTACCCAACATCTTTAACTGGAGCTTTGGCTGTTAGGGTAAAAGATCCTAGTGACACATTTAACTTGTGCATTGGAATGTTAAAACATCTTAATTCCTAG
- a CDS encoding LCP family protein, translated as MSQQRPEDASGNQNNPPSFAPSNRRKNKNGYYLHNSSSNNVNAIPSFPPKQNHKFKEVENQNSRINQKAPSFAPASRKNGNTSHPKISNTTPSINVQPISTAYSNSESHTISPDSYIGTSNEIFEKPDDVESIDNSANNPIGYRKKHHFLKYLTLLLVTLLIIVGVCGALSWNWVDSQIKREPWLTNTEDTQETTWLILGSDQREGEEAKEITGFRTDTILVLTKPVSGHSSLISIPRDSLVSINGQQMKINTVAQDIGKRALTKTVEKITGHKIDHVAEIKFEGLTKVVNSLGGIDLCYNRTVNDAYSGLNWTAGCHSVDGTVALAFSRMRYADPQSDFGRAARQRMVISAIMKKALSSSTLTNFGTVKGFAKASLDSAMLDENTNPGTLLNMGLAFKEATGKDGVTGTVYWTNPDYEVYGVGSSVLLDDAKNIELFNQLSAGTHAPGSVGTLAELMNQQ; from the coding sequence ATGAGCCAGCAACGTCCAGAAGACGCTTCAGGGAATCAGAATAATCCTCCTAGTTTTGCACCATCTAATCGTAGAAAAAATAAAAATGGCTATTATTTACACAATTCAAGCTCAAATAATGTAAATGCAATACCGAGTTTTCCTCCTAAACAGAATCATAAATTTAAAGAAGTAGAAAATCAAAACTCACGAATCAACCAAAAAGCACCATCTTTTGCACCAGCATCGCGCAAAAACGGTAACACAAGTCATCCAAAAATATCGAATACGACACCATCAATTAATGTGCAACCGATTAGCACAGCATATTCAAATTCCGAATCGCATACGATTTCACCTGACTCTTATATAGGAACGTCTAATGAAATCTTTGAAAAACCAGACGATGTAGAATCAATTGATAATTCTGCTAATAATCCTATAGGTTATAGGAAAAAACATCATTTCTTAAAATACTTAACTCTATTGTTAGTAACGCTCTTAATTATTGTAGGAGTGTGTGGAGCGTTATCTTGGAACTGGGTTGATTCACAAATAAAACGCGAACCATGGTTGACTAATACAGAAGACACTCAAGAAACAACATGGCTTATTCTAGGATCAGACCAGAGAGAAGGCGAAGAAGCTAAAGAGATAACAGGCTTTAGAACAGACACTATACTTGTACTAACAAAACCTGTAAGCGGACACAGCTCTTTAATATCAATTCCAAGAGATTCGCTTGTTTCAATAAATGGTCAGCAAATGAAAATAAACACTGTTGCACAAGATATTGGAAAACGAGCCTTAACAAAAACAGTCGAAAAAATAACTGGTCACAAAATAGACCATGTAGCAGAAATAAAATTTGAAGGACTTACAAAAGTTGTAAATTCTCTGGGCGGAATAGATTTATGCTATAACCGTACTGTAAATGATGCATACAGTGGTCTTAATTGGACAGCTGGATGCCATAGTGTAGACGGAACAGTTGCGCTAGCTTTTTCCAGAATGAGATACGCGGATCCACAATCCGACTTTGGTAGAGCGGCAAGACAACGCATGGTGATAAGCGCAATAATGAAAAAAGCATTATCTAGCAGCACACTTACAAATTTTGGAACTGTAAAAGGATTTGCAAAAGCATCTCTCGATTCAGCAATGTTAGACGAAAACACAAATCCTGGAACACTACTAAACATGGGGCTTGCGTTTAAAGAAGCTACAGGAAAAGACGGTGTAACGGGAACAGTTTATTGGACAAACCCTGATTATGAGGTTTACGGAGTCGGATCATCAGTATTGTTAGACGACGCCAAGAACATTGAATTATTCAACCAGTTATCTGCAGGAACACATGCTCCTGGAAGCGTAGGAACACTTGCAGAATTAATGAATCAACAATAA